CCCGCGCGCGATCCTCGTCTCCCTCACACCCGGCACTGCCATGGCTTCCGAGACCCCCGCCGTCCTCTACGTCGGCCTTCAGCGCTACGTCGTCGCCCTCGACGCGGCCACCGGTACGAAGCGGTGGAGCACCGAGCTCCCGGGCACCTCGCTGTTCACCGGCTTCGTCACGATCCACGTCGACGGGGCGCACGTGTACGCCGCGGCCGGCGGCGAGATCACCTGCCTCGACGCGGCGACGGGCGCGGTACGCTGGAACAACCCGCTCGAAGGTTACGGGTTCGGCTTCGCGACGCTCGCCACCGGCTCGGCATCGGACGCCGGGAACACGACGGCGAACGACGCGAGCGCCGCGGCGGCGACCTACGTTACCGACGCGACCGCGGCTGCGGCGGCCGGAGGGATCGCGGCCTCGCTCTGAGTGTCTTCGCTCTGAGCGCGGGCCAAAGCGGGCTGGCGCGGGGCGGCCGCGCGGGGCCGGCGGGTATATTCCGTCACCGCGCGCCGCCCCGTCTGCCCGACCGGGTGGCGCGTACCGTCCGCGACGCCCACGCTCCCGCATGCTCCGCAGCGCGCTCCTTTACCTGTCGAGTCAGCAGCAGGTCTTCGACTTCGTCCGCCACAACGGACTCGCGAAAACGATGGCGTCGCGGTTCGTCGCGGGCGAAGAGGTCGAGCCCGCGCTCGACGCGGTCGCGGCGCTGAACGCGAAGGGCATCACCGCCTCGCTCGACCTCCTCGGAGAGAGCGTGACGAACGAGGCCGAGGCGCGCGAGGCGGGGCGGCAGTACGTGCATCTGCTCGACCGCATCCGCGAGCGCGGCCTCGACGCGAACGTGAGCGTGAAGCTCACCGCGATGGGGCTCGACATCTCGGAGGAGCTCTGCGTCGAGGTGCTCCACGCGGTGCTCGGCCGCGCGCGCGACTACGGCACCTTCGTGCGGCTCGACATGGAGTCGAGCGCGTACACCGAACGCACGCTGCGCCTCTTCTACGACCGGCTGTACCCGGTGTACCCGGAGAACGTCGGCATCGTGCTGCAGAGTTACCTATACCGCACGGGGCAGGACGCGGCCGACGCGGCCCGGGCGCGCGCTCGGGTGCGCATCTGCAAGGGCGCGTACAAGGAGCCGCCGTCGGTCGCGTTCCCCGAGAAGCGCGACGTCGACGCGAGCTACGTCCGGTCGATGCACACGCTGATGCGCGACGGGCACTACCCGGGGCTCGCGACGCACGACGAGGCGATCATCGCCGAGGCGAAGCGGTTCGCGCGGGCCGAGGGGATCGGGCCCGAGCGCTACGAATTCCAGATGCTCTACGGCGTGCGGCGCGACCTGCAGGAGCAACTCGTGCGCGAGGGCTACCGGCTCCGGGTCTACGTCCCGTTCGGGACGTCGTGGTACCCGTACCTCATGCGCCGGCTCGCCGAGCGGCCGGCGAACCTCATGTTCATGACCGCGAACGTGGTCCGGGAAGCGTTGGGCGGCTCCGGCCGCGGCGGCGCGCCGGCGACGAACGACGCCCGCTCCGCCGCCGCGCCGGGCGGCGACGCGTTCCGCACGAACGGCGCCCACGGCGCCGGCGCGACGGCGGCGGGCGAGCGCCGCGACGCCCGCGCCGACGTGGCGGGCGCGGGCGCGGACCGCCGTTAGGCCGGTCATGTGAGCGGGCTGCACCTCCCGCCCGACCCGGCCGCGGGGGACGAGTCCACCGTGGGTGGCTACGCGGCGGTGCACGGGCGCCCCGCCGCGTTCGAGGGGCCGGACGGCTTCGCCTACAGCGTCGAACCCGCCGCGGACGAGACCGGGGAGCCGGGCGCGCCCTGGGGCGGGTACTTCCTCTTTCTCCGGTGGAAGCGCGTTGGCGCGTCGGGCATCGACGGGCACCTGGAGAGCGACTTCGTCGTGCGCGGCGCGAGCGAGGCCGACACGCTGGCCGCGCTCGCGCGCGTACCGCTGCTCACGGCCAAGGCGACGCTCGACACCCTCGTGCGCAAGCGCGCGGGCGGCACGCCGGCGCGGCGGTGGTGGGACGTGATGCGCGCCGAAGACGTCCGCGACGAGCCCGGCCCGTGACGGGACGACCCGTGACGGGCACGGTCCTCTCCGGCACCGGCGGCGTGTGGCGCGTGCTCGGCGACGACGGCACGGTGCGCGATGTGTCGCTCCGCGGACGCTTGAAGATGAGCGGTGAAGGGCGGCGCGCCGACGGCTCGCTGCGCCGCGACACGGTGGCCGCCGCGGAGCGCGTGCTCAAGCTCGCCGTCGGCGACCGCGTCGTGGTCGAAGCGGACGCGCGCGCCGGCGGCGGCCCGCAAGGCGCGTGGGCGATCGACAAGATCCTGCCGCGCCGCGGCAAGCTCGCGCGGCGGGTGCCCGGCGGCGGTTACGGCGAGCGGATCGTCGCGGCCAACGTCGACCAGGTCGTCGTCGTCTTCGCGGCCGCCAAGCCCGAGCCGCACCCGCGCATGCTCGACCGCTTTCTGCTCGTCGCCGAGGCGAACGAGTTGGCCGCGCGCGTGGTGATCAACAAGTGCGAGCTCGCGGGCGGCGGCGACGCGGAGCGCGGGGCCGCCGCCGTGCGCGAGCGCTTCGCGGCGTACGAGGCGGCGGGGTACCCGCTACACGCGACGAGCGTCGCGGCCGCGTTCGGACTGGGCG
The Gemmatimonadetes bacterium T265 genome window above contains:
- a CDS encoding proline dehydrogenase translates to MLRSALLYLSSQQQVFDFVRHNGLAKTMASRFVAGEEVEPALDAVAALNAKGITASLDLLGESVTNEAEAREAGRQYVHLLDRIRERGLDANVSVKLTAMGLDISEELCVEVLHAVLGRARDYGTFVRLDMESSAYTERTLRLFYDRLYPVYPENVGIVLQSYLYRTGQDAADAARARARVRICKGAYKEPPSVAFPEKRDVDASYVRSMHTLMRDGHYPGLATHDEAIIAEAKRFARAEGIGPERYEFQMLYGVRRDLQEQLVREGYRLRVYVPFGTSWYPYLMRRLAERPANLMFMTANVVREALGGSGRGGAPATNDARSAAAPGGDAFRTNGAHGAGATAAGERRDARADVAGAGADRR
- the rsgA gene encoding putative ribosome biogenesis GTPase RsgA, with protein sequence MTGTVLSGTGGVWRVLGDDGTVRDVSLRGRLKMSGEGRRADGSLRRDTVAAAERVLKLAVGDRVVVEADARAGGGPQGAWAIDKILPRRGKLARRVPGGGYGERIVAANVDQVVVVFAAAKPEPHPRMLDRFLLVAEANELAARVVINKCELAGGGDAERGAAAVRERFAAYEAAGYPLHATSVAAAFGLGALRDALVGRTSALTGPSGVGKSSLMNALFPGLDLRVAAISESVNKGRHTTVGALLHPLPSAEGRAAGDGPPAGFVVDTPGLREVGLWGLPVEHLDACFPEFRPYLGDCRFADCAHGSEPDCAVCAAVEAGRVSSERYESYRKLRQEAVEGTPPEWA